The Ranitomeya imitator isolate aRanImi1 chromosome 8, aRanImi1.pri, whole genome shotgun sequence genome window below encodes:
- the LRRC42 gene encoding leucine-rich repeat-containing protein 42 isoform X1 — protein sequence MSQFSDFRGNEDLGPVFVREKGQLFLAGSHCARINTSPVRLFSKGFSVQLCVNQGDHCKPKEKPFIFTYTEQGSLRYSAKPLFTMALDLIADNIRHVDSLLGFPEQVAERLFTAAEARLQFCHPQNGLVALRKFTEAYGDLMLSSLCLRGKYLLVSEKLEEIKSFHGLRSLDLSCCKLGDGHELFGHLCTEAMDSLRALYLKDNCLSDTGVRKLTAPVRVLHRGLGKLTLLDVSCNPEITETGVSFLLVFNQLEYLDISDTGVQDPIATCKKIQTRMGLIQSMKLLNQFDHVDCRTQGWAEQLFCQWDQLVSSSIKPNKITQSRTAAQQFYGKEKVNCEDLPTPVRYENPTNGTKHLQFHRPAVVKNPIQTVPNSGHFPVKRTKEEKRVGDTKSSHPAKKSRVALTSEDWDLLNSY from the exons ATGTCACAGTTTTCAGACTTTCGAGGAAATGAAGATCTCGGACCTGTCTTTGTGCGGGAGAAAGGTCAGCTCTTTTTGGCAGGATCTCATTGTGCCCGGATAAATACCTCTCCCGTCAGACTCTTCTCCAAAGGTTTCTCCGTGCAGCTGTGTGTGAATCAAGGGGACCACTGTAAACCCAAAGAGAAGCCATTTATATTCACATACACAGAGCAGGGGAGCCTGCGATACTCCGCCAAGCCTCTGTTCACCATGGCGCTGGATCTGATTGCGGATAATATTCGGCACGTGGACTCGCTGCTTGGGTTTCCTGAGCAAGTTGCAGAGAGATTGTTCACAGCTGCGGAGGCCAGGCTGCAGTTCTGCCATCCCCAGAATGGCCTGGTCGCCCTCCGTAAATTCACAGAGGCTTATGGAGACCTGATGCTCTCGTCACTATGTCTGCGGGGCAA GTACTTGTTGGTTTCCGAGAAGCTGGAGGAGATCAAATCATTTCACGGTCTGCGGAGTTTGGACTTGTCATGTTGTAAATTGGGGGATGGACATGAGCTGTTTGGACACCTTTGCACAGAGGCTATGGACAG CCTGAGGGCGCTCTACCTAAAGGATAACTGTCTGTCTGACACTGGGGTCCGGAAGTTGACTGCTCCTGTCCGGGTGCTGCATAGAGGCCTTGGGAAACTGACCCTCCTGGACGTGTCCT GTAATCCTGAGATCACGGAGACGGGGGTGAGCTTCCTGCTTGTATTCAATCAGCTAGAATACCTGGACATCTCTGACACGGGTGTACAG gaTCCCATTGCAACCTGTAAGAAAATCCAAACAAGAATGGGCCTGATTCAGTCCATGAAACTTTTAAACCAGTTTGATCATGTGGACTGCAGGACTCAAGGCTGGGCTGAGCAG CTTTTTTGTCAATGGGACCAATTAGTGTCGTCTTCCATTAAACCAAACAAAATCACGCAGTCCCGCACAGCAGCTCAACAATTCT ATGGAAAAGAAAAGGTAAACTGTGAAGATTTGCCGACACCAGTGCGTTATGAGAATCCTACAAACGGCACAAAGCACCTCCAGTTCCACCGACCAGCGGTGGTAAAAAATCCAATCCAGACTGTACCTAACTCGGGACACTTTCCAGTGAAAAGGACCAAAGAAGAAAAACGCGTGGGAGATACAAAGTCCTCTCACCCCGCCAAAAAGTCACGTGTGGCTCTTACATCAGAGGACTGGGATTTATTGAATTCTTACTGA
- the LDLRAD1 gene encoding low-density lipoprotein receptor class A domain-containing protein 1, translating to MNRTYPQRRSMDASSLGSTVSMLSKDEKDLCRGCSRRCVCIIAVILIILMIIVAAIVCAVLLALPARTPETRFCVTSDNFTGFLCDDRITCLLPSSVCNSASDCGNGEDEATSLCSNLPDNLPGYLIFRCGNPQFWIYSNLKCNGINNCGDCSDESQSLASCSSCPNNWWPCTPVLYQYCNCIPRSLCGNGVQDCVSWSDEYQCK from the exons CGGAGAAGTATGGACGCTTCATCATTGGGATCTACAGTGTCGATGCTCTCAAAGGATGAGAAGG ATTTGTGTAGGGGCTGCAGCAGAAGATGTGTGTGCATCATAGCTGTGATACTAATCATTCTGATGATCATTGTTGCTGCCATTGTCTGTGCCGTTCTACTCGCCCTCCCTGCTCGCACCCCAG AAACTCGCTTCTGCGTCACATCAGATAACTTCACCGGTTTCCTATGTGATGACAGAATAACATGTTTGCTGCCATCTTCAGTCTGTAATTCTGCAAGTGACTGCGGCAACGGGGAGGATGAAGCTACTTCACTATGCA GTAACCTGCCCGATAATTTACCTGGATATTTAATATTTCGGTGTGGAAATCCTCAGTTTTGGATCTACAGTAACTTGAAGTGTAATGGCATCAATAATTGCGGAGACTGTTCTGATGAGTCTCAGTCAT TGGCGTCCTGTTCCTCCTGTCCGAATAATTGGTGGCCATGTACCCCAGTGCTCTACCAGTACTGCAACTGCATCCCCAGATCATTATGTGGCAATGGAGTCCAAGACTGCGTGAGCTGGTCTGATGAATATCAGTGCAAGTGA
- the LRRC42 gene encoding leucine-rich repeat-containing protein 42 isoform X2 yields the protein MSQFSDFRGNEDLGPVFVREKGQLFLAGSHCARINTSPVRLFSKGFSVQLCVNQGDHCKPKEKPFIFTYTEQGSLRYSAKPLFTMALDLIADNIRHVDSLLGFPEQVAERLFTAAEARLQFCHPQNGLVALRKFTEAYGDLMLSSLCLRGKYLLVSEKLEEIKSFHGLRSLDLSCCKLGDGHELFGHLCTEAMDSLRALYLKDNCLSDTGVRKLTAPVRVLHRGLGKLTLLDVSCNPEITETGVSFLLVFNQLEYLDISDTGVQLFCQWDQLVSSSIKPNKITQSRTAAQQFYGKEKVNCEDLPTPVRYENPTNGTKHLQFHRPAVVKNPIQTVPNSGHFPVKRTKEEKRVGDTKSSHPAKKSRVALTSEDWDLLNSY from the exons ATGTCACAGTTTTCAGACTTTCGAGGAAATGAAGATCTCGGACCTGTCTTTGTGCGGGAGAAAGGTCAGCTCTTTTTGGCAGGATCTCATTGTGCCCGGATAAATACCTCTCCCGTCAGACTCTTCTCCAAAGGTTTCTCCGTGCAGCTGTGTGTGAATCAAGGGGACCACTGTAAACCCAAAGAGAAGCCATTTATATTCACATACACAGAGCAGGGGAGCCTGCGATACTCCGCCAAGCCTCTGTTCACCATGGCGCTGGATCTGATTGCGGATAATATTCGGCACGTGGACTCGCTGCTTGGGTTTCCTGAGCAAGTTGCAGAGAGATTGTTCACAGCTGCGGAGGCCAGGCTGCAGTTCTGCCATCCCCAGAATGGCCTGGTCGCCCTCCGTAAATTCACAGAGGCTTATGGAGACCTGATGCTCTCGTCACTATGTCTGCGGGGCAA GTACTTGTTGGTTTCCGAGAAGCTGGAGGAGATCAAATCATTTCACGGTCTGCGGAGTTTGGACTTGTCATGTTGTAAATTGGGGGATGGACATGAGCTGTTTGGACACCTTTGCACAGAGGCTATGGACAG CCTGAGGGCGCTCTACCTAAAGGATAACTGTCTGTCTGACACTGGGGTCCGGAAGTTGACTGCTCCTGTCCGGGTGCTGCATAGAGGCCTTGGGAAACTGACCCTCCTGGACGTGTCCT GTAATCCTGAGATCACGGAGACGGGGGTGAGCTTCCTGCTTGTATTCAATCAGCTAGAATACCTGGACATCTCTGACACGGGTGTACAG CTTTTTTGTCAATGGGACCAATTAGTGTCGTCTTCCATTAAACCAAACAAAATCACGCAGTCCCGCACAGCAGCTCAACAATTCT ATGGAAAAGAAAAGGTAAACTGTGAAGATTTGCCGACACCAGTGCGTTATGAGAATCCTACAAACGGCACAAAGCACCTCCAGTTCCACCGACCAGCGGTGGTAAAAAATCCAATCCAGACTGTACCTAACTCGGGACACTTTCCAGTGAAAAGGACCAAAGAAGAAAAACGCGTGGGAGATACAAAGTCCTCTCACCCCGCCAAAAAGTCACGTGTGGCTCTTACATCAGAGGACTGGGATTTATTGAATTCTTACTGA